TATGACAGACTAAACAATAAAGGAACTCTGGAGATTAGAAACATTGGCATCACCTCAGAATTTCTGCCTCAAAAGTTTATTATAAGAGATGGTCTTTTTAAAATTAATCAGGATAAAGTCTTATTTAATAATTTCCTGGCATCTTACGGACAGTCTGATTTTAAAATGGATGGCTATCTGCAAAATGCAATTAATTATGTCACAAGAAAAAAAGGAATTTTACACGGTTCGTTTACTGTCTCTTCGAAATATATTAATGTAGACGAATTTATGTTTAATAATACACCAAATACTTCTTCGTCAAAAAGCAAAACCAAGTCCGGGGTTATTATAATTCCTGATAATTTTGATTTAGAACTTATCGCAAATGCGCAAAAAGTTTATTTTGATAAATTGATACTTGAGAATGCCGGAGGCAACCTAAAAATAAACAACAACAAACTTACAATGCAGCAGACCGGCTTTAATTTAATTGGCTGCCACGTTGCAATGAACGGAAGTTATGAAGCTGTTAATACTCAAAATGCTAATTTTGAGTACAAAATCAAAGCATCTGATTTTAATATTAAAAGGGCGTACAACGAAATCGACGTGTTCAGAAAAATGGCAAGTGCTGCCGAAAAAGCACAGGGAATTGTTTCTCTTGACTATAAATTAAAAGGCCGATTAGACGGAGATATGAAACCTGTTTATCCATCTCTTGTTGGCGGCGGTATTTTATCAGTAAAAGATGTAAAAGTAAGAGGCCTGAAACTGTTTAATGCCGTAAGCAAGAAAACAGATAATGAATCGATGAAAAATCCCGATGTTTCTAAAGTAGATATTAAAACTACGGTTAAGAATAACATCATGACGATAGAGCGTTTTAAATTTAAATTTGCGGGCTTTAGACCAAGAATCGAAGGCACAACAAGCCTTGACGGAAAACTAAACTTAAAAATGCGCTTAGGCCTTCCTCCTTTCGGTATCTTCGGGATTCCGTTAACGGTTACGGGAACAGGAGAAAATCCAAAAGTAAAAGTGGGGCGTACAACTGAGGATTTGGAAGAAACTAAAGACTAAGAACAAAGAAATTCTAAATTCCAAGATTGTCACACACCAATAAGTTCAACATTCAAATTCTAAATTATGGCTGTTCCTGCAAACAAAGAAGAATTGCAAAACGCAATTACAAGCAATTACAACAAGCTTAAAAAGGAATTGAAGAGTATTCCTATTGAACTGACCACTATTTCAAACCTTGAAGGACAGATTAAAGATACAACAATGAGTATCAACAATCTTGTTTCTTATTTAGTTGGATGGGGAGAGCTGGTTTTGAAATGGAACATCAAAAAAGACAATAACGAAGCGGTAGACTTTCCTGAAACAGATTACAAATGGAACCAACTCGGAAAACTGGCTCAAAAATTCTATAAAGATTACGAAGAACTTGATTTTCAAACTTTATGTACAAAATTAGACGAGGTGGTTTTAAAAATCCTTTCTCTAATCAAACAAAAATCAAATACCGAACTATACGAAACCGCATGGTATGAAAAATGGACTTTAGGCAGAATGATACAATTCAACACTTCATCGCCTTATACTAACGCCAGAGGAAGAATACGCAAATGGAAAAAGGAACAACAAATAAAATAAAAATTCCAAGTTTTTGAAATTCAAATTATTTAATACAAACCTTTGTCAAATTTTTAAATTTTGACAAAGGTTTTTTTATTTTATAAATGTAAACCTAAAAAATTACCTTAGAAACATACAAAATTCCCTTTGCCAGCAGCCATAACAATACCGAAACACCCAACAATTTCCACGCCCACGCCTTGCCTCTTTTCCAGTCAGAGAAAAAAGAAAAGATTTCGAAATATTTTATTATGATAAAAATACTCGCTCCTATTAATGAAAACCAGACAATCTCATTTAACTGTATATGCAAACCATACATAAAAACTGCAGCCAAAAAAAGAATCGTAACGAATTGCAAATAATAATAGTTCCCAAAATGATATCTATAATTTAGTTTTGAAGACAGAATTAAAAAAGATATTGTCAACAAACTCAACAATGCCGCAATTACATTATAAAAAAGAGGATTCCACTGTAAAATAAGCACAGAAGTAACTAAAATTGCTATAACAATACATCCTCCGAGAGAATTTATACTTCTGTCTCTCTTATCACTTTTGAATGGAAATAAAACCGGATATAAATATTTCTCCAAAAAGCGCCAAAAAGGCAACGCATAAATAGCCGTAATTCCCGATATGACTATTTCGTAATTATAAAAAATATCATCTGGGACTCTATACAAAACGTACGAAAGGGCAATTGTTAGAATAACCGCAGGAAGCGAAATGGTTTTTACTGCAGTCCATGGGTTTTGTCCCCAAAAATCATTTTCAATTTTAAAAACATACCTTTTCATCAGATATTCTTTTGCAAATATTGCTGTAGACTGACTCCATAACAAACACAATCCTACATGAATAATTACGGTTCGAAATACAAATTCTTCAACTGAACATCCGTAAAATATACACAATACACTTATTATCCATAATTCATAAGTCAGCAAAATCGGCGAAAACAAATATCTAAATATTGGTGCTAAATACTGAATTAAAAAGTCAATTAGCAATTTCCAGTAATTTTTAAATAATGCGATAACAGCACAAATTGCAATAAAAGCCGACAAATAAAACATCCAATTTGTTAGAAATTCTGTCTGCATCCAAAACTTAATAGCCGAATTTTTCGGAGGAGTATAAATTACATGAGAATTTTCAAAAACCTGTTTTGCCAATTCATCTCTGTCAGCATCATTTAATTCCGGAAACTGATTTTTATGCTGCAGCCAAAACTGCTTTACATCGGTGCCATTTTTTATAAGAACAG
This portion of the Flavobacterium gelatinilyticum genome encodes:
- a CDS encoding ClbS/DfsB family four-helix bundle protein — its product is MAVPANKEELQNAITSNYNKLKKELKSIPIELTTISNLEGQIKDTTMSINNLVSYLVGWGELVLKWNIKKDNNEAVDFPETDYKWNQLGKLAQKFYKDYEELDFQTLCTKLDEVVLKILSLIKQKSNTELYETAWYEKWTLGRMIQFNTSSPYTNARGRIRKWKKEQQIK